The DNA window atgtttgttattaGTTTTGGTTTTGATATTCCTAAAAGAAAACTgttgaaaattatttaaattagattGTTCTTAAGAATCAAAATCAATTAATTATgtttattatgtaaaaatatttttttttgacgtaAGTATCACATAGACCACATTTTACCACATTTTTAGATGAAAATCAAAACAGAACAGTTGTTTTCGACTTGTCTATGTTTCAACTTGTCAGTGTCAAAACAAATTGTCAAAGTAGTTTTTCAACTTTGATGAAAACATCATAAACAAGGCCAAAGTTCAAAAGTTAAcattaatttacttttaaacgtacatttaaggcgcgtACTTTCCTAAGAAATTCGAAAATGACTCTTAAATTGTATTTTGATCTTATGTCACAGCCATCTCGAGCTTTGTACatcttattaaaaaatattaaatgtgaTTTTACTCCAGTGCCTGTAGACTTACGAAAaggtaattaaaatatttttcccctcactagctcggaaacacgtactttgtcctttaatatccgcgggtaaaaacgcattttatccactagtgggtaaagtaatttgaccttgaataacgtcaaattaactgctttaaaattgataaaagcaggtgaatctagtaataaagatgattcaccacctgtggaactactggaaacagtgataaacgcattttttgcgttgtagtttcctcgctgtagtgaggggaaaagttttgtgtcacactcgggtgcaaatgtattttacttctcgtgtgttaaaaaactcgcaagttcaggattctattctcgaaccactcgcttcgctcgtggttcaactatagaatcctttcacttgctcgtttttcaattccacactcggcgttaaaatacaactttgcccccttgtataacaaataactataaaattatgcatgttagtttatttaaatatgattttCCTAGATATGTTGCTTATGTATTagtacttattaagtttttttaaatgttaactTTTGATTGGCAGCTGAACATTATTCTGAAGAATACACAAAAATCAACCGATTTCAAAGGGTTCCTGTTATAGATCACAATGGGTTTATCTTGATTGAAAGGTAActgattatttttatacaataattgctatccattttttttgtctttgttaATGAGAAACCTAAATCATCAAATGATAAAAGGTTCACTTTTTTATTCACATGAAAAAAAACGATTGTTTTTGGATTATCTATTTTGTCAACTTTTTTccagtgtagctattttgaaatacttatcgCATGAAGGCATTATCCCTGAGAGCCTGTATCCAAGAGATTCCAAGCAAGCGGCAAGGGTTGAGGAGTTCCTAGAATGGCAACACTCAGGTCTGAGACTACACTGTGCCATGTTCTTTAGAGTCAAGGTTAGTTGTGATGCCTTACATTGTATTTTGTATAAGTTGTGAGTTTTTCTGTATAAAGTACTTACTGTAAtaaagtgattgtaaactttcaCTGTACGGGAATTTCCATAGACCTCTACTATGTGACATTGATTTGTCTGTTATCTGTGCCTATAGCATTATAAAGTACTTTTTATGTATGCCAACaggtgtacctacctatacattAACACTTTTAATTCCAATACAGGCCTTGGACCCAATAATAACTGGTAAAACTCCAGAGCCTAAGACTGTGCAGGGATATGAGCACCGCATGGAGAATGCCCTGGGGATGTTTAATGACCTGTGGCTAGGAGAAGGCAGACAGTTTGTGGCTGGAGACAGCATTAGTGTGGGTGACTTGCTTGCTGCATGTGAAGTTGAGCAGCCTAGTAAGTTACTActttttattatgatttttttcatttattaacacTATAAATAATGTTATTCATTTTCGGCCCAGAAAGAGGCTTTAGATTTTGGCTAGCTATAGCATATGAAATAGAAACATTGGTCACTAAATCAGAAAAGTGCAGATCACGTCTGGATTTTTGGCAACCGCTTTTTCACCTCAAAATTTCATGTAACCTGCAATATTTCTTACTTTACCCCCTACTAGGTTCAATATTGTTTTTTGACTTATCAATCCCTTATAAATGTTACCAATGGAGATTTTATCATATCGAGTTTATTGCCCACTAGGCCTTGAAATAGAATATAATAGCAACATGTTGATAACAGTTCATTTTATACTTATTTTCTCATAGTTTGGTATCAGAAAATgctgtaaataaatacattttatctaATTTCAGATAATATAATGATAAGCAATGTTGAAATTATTAAAAGTATGATTGATGATGATAATATTGGTgaaaacacaataaaagtaaataaaacgttttttttaaatacatcttCTAACGAGGTTAAAAAGGGGATGAAAATTTGTAATCAATGTTGATCAAAATTCTTTCATATCGTGAAATAAATTCATGCGAACTAAGTCGTagccatagagtatattgaatagaatggtatagagttatcagtcacgATTTTCgattgcagcgccatctattgttaGTTTCCCGCAACTTTTCGTGTGACTTTCCACGCCTGCAGGTACCTTATAGCATATTAAGCATGTGGGTCCTTTagacatggaacgccacatatttacgGCGGGCTTTTTAAATAGGATTGATGTTTTGCATTCTGAGGCTATGTTCAGATGAACACGCGGCGATGCGCGATTTTCTCACCACGCGGTTTAAGATTGTAACAAAATTAATGGCGTTGTGTACATGACCGCGCGTTGCCGCTCGTGATCGGTCATGTAAACAGCACATTTGATTTTGTAACAATTTTTTACCGCGCGGGCGGCGAAAAAATTGCGCGTTGCCGCGCGTTCATCTGAATTTAGCCTGAGTCTGAGCAAACAGAACCCGATTACAGTTATCATGTGTGAACCTTCAATGCATTTCTCACCAGGAAACTGCTACAGAAGTTCACACAATGCCTAGACCAGTAGGAAATCAggaatataataaaacaatgAAGTAGGGGaatagtttttaataatttatattaaaatatgttttatagtTACGTAATTGGTGGTGATACTActtagcttcaaaaaccaggaaagAACTAGTCGAAAGCGTTTAGAGAATTACTTCTCCTAATGCGTCTTAATTATTTCAAGCGCAGTATTTCCTACTGACAATTTaaaccacaccaacacgagcaATAAACGAACCGTAAAAAAACATttcaacaattaaataaatatttccaaTTCAAAATCATTACTTAAAGGTACATTCTACCAGCAGTTTAGAActtcaatttaaaatttgaatcaaattactttgcactcttatgAATAAAATGGACCTTTCTTATTAGTTTTCAGAGAATcaagaaagagagagagagagagagagagagagagagagagtgtgTGTGTGGGTGTGGTGAAGAGAAGATGTTCAACGATGAAACTCCTAATAGCCTTTTGAAAAGAAGTGTTTGTGGATAGACACATAagcttttttttaatcttacagaatatttttcttttgtctcagtaagtttttttatttgtttggcCAAACTGCTAGCTTCCGTGAAAAATCGGGGTGTGTGTCGTGGCGCGTGACCTGAAATAAATTCTGTAATATAGGAGCTGTTAGATATCACTAGGCAGTCGTGTggagttaaaaatataaaaaacttaaataaggttatatatttcatatacattacatacatttgatGTACAAGTGTGACTAAAATAACTTAACGTCATCCAAAACTTTAAATATGTTTCTGGGCTTTATCGTCCATATTAAAATAGTGCATTGTGCAAAAGGGGAGGCTAGGGTGATTGATAAGGAGTATTTGTTTTAGTTCGACAGCCACAACCTGGAGTGAATTATAGACACGAGACTGTTTCTATACTGTGTAcctatagcttaatagtcaaattctCTCAGTGCAACGAAAAAGCTTGACTGATgatggtatttatttttctaatccATAACTCTTTTAAGAATAAAATGGTATGATGTAGTACTCGTTCAGTACATGTATATAGATGCAAGAAGACCTTTTagcagcaaatgtgatgaaaaatacacATTTGGATGTTATTGATATTACTATATAGAATAAACTTATTTCAACTGACCTGAAGTTGACGGCTGAGAACTGACATCAGTGATGTTCCTCAAAGGGGCTCTGGGTATTTGATCATCTTGCATCGGTTTTTGAGTATTGCTAGCAAATTGCAGCGATGCGGTTTGCTTGCTTATTGctgaaatacatatacataatatatttaactaatttaatgctgaaatattagtacttaaACAGTAATGTTATAAGAATTGAATATAACAACTAGGTAAATGTAAGAGGCAATGGGTAAATATTACCCTaatgtaccctaataaaaacaatttttccactttttcagCGTGATTGCTGGAATTGCAATAGCACTGACCAAGTCGAGTCTAGTCTTCCAGATGAAGTATTCTATTTTTTGTCAAAgtgaatacataatatattattgatACTACTATATAGAATCAACTACATTTGACTGACCTGAAGCTGACGGCTGAGATCTGAGATTAGTAGCCGCCCTGTGGGTGCTGACTGCTGATTGGTGATGTTCCTCAAAGGCAATGTGGTTTGCTTATCAATTCctgaaaaaatatacatataaatatattcaaTTTAATTCCGAAATATTAGACAaccatataaatcatataataaaGTATATTCAATTAAagctataaattaaaaaaaattaatgaatgctccacgactcttctctttcggAACAGACTAGACATAAGAACAAAAATCTAtgctcacacaaataaataccaatACCGGGATTTGAATCCAGGACCGCAGCTTTGCAGGTAGGGTTAACACCTGATAAGCCAGACCAGTCATCAaatgttaaattattattgtaacatCTTAAATTTAAATGCTAAAACTTACCATACTCCAAGACCTCAACAGAGAAATGGGTAAAACTGAGTCTTCCGCTtgaagtattatattttttcttaaagtgagTATGACACACTTTTCCATTGCTAACACATCACTGCCATTAGAGTAAATCCAGGTACGAAACCAGTCAGGCTCAATAATTGGATTGGGTCATTGGTGAAGAATCATATTATCTaatcctgaaaaaaaaaaacatacagattgTATTTTGATAGGTCTTATTAGAACTTCATAGATTTGCGAAAATACATACTGAATACTGAATGCGAGCAAATTTGGAGCAAGTGGTAATttttataaactatttttatatgGCAATAGATCCCATTGCTATTCAGGATAAAAGGCTTTTATGAGACAAAGAAATCAAATTCCGGCCTCAAATCGAAAAACTTTCCCCTACTATTTTGTATCAGTTTCATAAATGAAGTGAATCTCAACGAGGTCAGACTTTTATTCTAGATTTATGTATTATACTCGTAGCTAGAAAAGGTGAAATACTTACGCGTTTTACCGCAATTAAGTACACAACACACAGCACTGCTTTAACCATTGTTACGACAAACGAATCTAACGAGCAAATCAAAATCCGTTGAGCAGAGCCGGTATATTCACAAAAAAGCAGATTTATCGGAGTCCAGGGCAAGCACAGTCGTTGTATAGTCCAAATCATAATTTTAAAGTTCTTTCTAGCAAAGCAAAGCATCGAACATCACAAGAAAGTGAAGAATTGAAATAATGGCGTTATGGcggctttgaaaaaaaaaacattccgtTCCATGCctcttttttaaagtttatcataaaagTTTCGCACCTTCAGATTTTAAAACGGACCAATTTAAGAACAAAAACTttagataatatttgtttttttttgttaattataattaataacattttaaaaggctagttaaaaataatacaacattatttttgtcatatcttttattttgttaattgcGCGTAACGGAAACATGGAATTGGTATCACAGATTAGACAGGATTTTATAGAATAATTCAATTggttttcacgccctctattgTCGTGTTCCCCAAGTATATccaaagtacatcggatttactatttcctttgagtGAAAACACCGTGGTCGTAGCGTCGTAGGCATACCTACATACGAGTATGCCTACGACTTTTAGTGTTTACTTACCAATTAAGTGTTATTTAAAGTcgcacacaggtcgaacgcgattaattaacattatttttacctacacaaacccaaagttctttccaccgagcgacactattatccccggattgtgagggaggcgatcgaaattaaaaaatatcctaaaaactttaacagggaagacgggtatagattatcgccaacatggggaccagtgattcaaatgttcaaaccaaaagatctatcttcggaccagtgcgcggatgttgtgagtgctgtgtgtcgtgcggtgggaaataaacattaactaaaagcgggtagattatatttatttgtctaccccgaacatttatataaattaatatcgggtagttttgtgttgtttacatctccggtgacactttgctgggacgtcagtcttccgcgaccacggccagtgcaacctggccgaaacgttgggaaaaaaggtaacaataatgttaattaatcgcgttcgacctgtgtgtgactttaaatatgtgtacaaagcgcgagaacttaaagtgttataatttAAGTGTTCTTGTTTGGCCCTTATGGTTGGCTGATGGAGAATGCCATTTGGCATTAAGTTTcccatttgtacaattttgtATATGTGtgcaataataaatatgtcGCAGCATGACGGCTGCGGATGTTGGAATGTCAAGATATAGTCTATGGAAATAGTCTATGCTTGAGTGTGTTTGACTGCGATACAGTGTCTGTTATTTATATGACCCGAACAGCTGTTAAATGGATTAGTTCCTGGCTGGTTAAGATGACCACTGTCATTAAGACAGCCGTGTGGATATGTCGGATTGTCACGATGGAGAAATAGGGGCCTGAGAGGAACAGTCAGTTAGATTTGAATTGGAAAGTATCGCAGTCAACTGCACtgcattctttaaaatatttttggtatatttctttattgagGCTTTATTCAAGCCTCCAACAAATATATAAACTGCAAATTCCACAGGGATGGCTGGTTACGACCCTAAAGACAAGTACCCGAACATCGCCGACTGGATGCGGAGAGTTCGCGACCATTTCAACCCCTACTATGACGAGGGGCATGCCATCCTCAACAAGATTGTGAAGAACAAGAGCAAAATGGCTCCTAAACTTTAAGGCATCTTGTATAATTTGTATAAAGCTCAAAAgaaggaaataaaaataaatttccaTTCCATATTTCCATAAGATGTAATTTTATGCGAGTAAAACTAAGCGCCTGGGAATCGTGTGCGAAAGAAAAGTCGGCGTAATTTTATTCTACGCGCGCTAGGATATTGCCTCGTGACGTGCTTCGTTCTGTGTGGACCTTTCTAATGACTGTTTCAGCAATCAAATAATTTGAAACATTTGAAATAAATGTCCGTCCATTTGTAACTTGTGTCCATCCAGGACTTGTTGTCAAGTTGATGGAATACTAATAGTTTTAATTCGCTACTTACTATGTAACAAATCAGTTATAAACAGTGTGCATTTTCATTGTGATTAATGTACTGCATGcagttaaattttattaatataagaaACTTGTAATATTTGTCAACGATATTTTGTTTGATCGGATAATGTGCAATCAttctatatttatgttttaaacaccttttatacaaatatatattttacgaATACAGTTATTTTTGTAAGTACTAAAATCAGATGTTTACTTTCTTATCCAGATCTATAGTTGTAGGCATAGGGCACCTATTTTAGTATGCAATATGTTGGTAACAATGGTAACTTTGTACAATTTTAAATAACATCAGAAAAATATTTGATCACTTTTTCGCGCTAAAAATTTTTGTAACgaccagcgccatctattaaatttAGCTCAAAACTACAAAAAAATCACCTTATGCAGCTTCTACTTAATACGTCTCATCTATTTGACAACAGATGTCGTTTAAAACTCACGTGTTATTTTAACTATGCTATTCAACGGTAGATGGCACTGATAAGGATGAATGACTACTGTATTTTAGTGTAGGGTCTGTGAGGCTgttgaaagtaaaaataatatttaattatttgaatctACATTGCAATTTTTAAACTGACTAATAATTAGTCAATATTAGGAAAGGCGcacttttattttataaaagaagTCAACTCTGCGCCCTGCATTTTTAAAcgctcctttttagggttccgtagtcaactaggaacccttatagtttcgccatgtctgtctgtccgtccgtccgtccgcggataatctcggtaaccgtaagcactagaaaactgaaatttggtaccaatatgtatatcaatcacgccaacaaagtgcaaaaaaaaaaattgaaaaaaatgttttattagggtaccccccctatatgtaaagtgggggctgatattttttttcattctaaccccaacgtgtgatatattgttggataggtatttaaaaatgaataagggtttactaagattgttttttgataatattaatattttcggaaataatcgctcctaaagaaaaaaaaagtgcgtcccccccctctaacttttgaaccatatgtttaaaaaatatgaaaaaaatcacaaaagtagaactttataaatactttctaggaaaattgttttgaacttgataggtttagtagtttttgagaaaaatacggaaaactacggaaccctacactgagtgtggcccgacacgctcttggccggttttcttaTAATTCTAAACCTTTGCCGTACCTATTGGAATTAGGAAGAAGAAGGTTACAATTATTTAATGGCGTCTTTGTGCCAGGGTATGCGGGGCAGTACCGACACTCTCCTGAAGGTGATTGCTTTGCTGAAAGGATGGACGGGCCCCTAACTTCACTCACTGGATGTCCTGGCATGTTCAGTCGAATTGTAATTATATTTTCTACTAATGTATATTTAGTTTAACGTAATTTATTACTAACATAATATGGATGTATTATTGTCCGAAATAAATgctttcatttcattaattattcGCTATTTTGTGTGTAGACAATAACTAAGTCACATGGACGCAAAATAGTTAGTACAATGAccctaaaataatacctaaatatatcATAGATACTTCCTGTTTGATATCTTCAAATCACTCTAACCTTTTATTTCGAACAGCATGTCAACgacaaatataatttatttccaACTCATCTCCATTTCCGCTGCAACCGTACCAAGAACCAATAAAAATTGATTTATCTACCTTGCACTTGCAAATTCACAAGGTAAGGCAGACGAGGGGAAAAATAACTTAATGCGGAAATAGAGTTCAACAGTAGGTACGTTCTCCTACCATGAGGTTTCATCGCTACTCGATAGTCGAAATGTTATCACAGAAAGGGTAGTTCTTGTCAGTAAATGTTTGGGCGCGCTGTTCACTTTATCGATACAATTTTCATTGAGGCTTACGCTATTGAGTAACGTAGgtactaactattttggctcagtgatccaaagtgaatcttggctgcgcagcctcttgccagtcactgacttgaagccgacgcagatccgccactacactgtcctcccagccatacctgggtcgacccgccggacggccaccagccggtcgactCAAGAACCCATTCTAAAATGTAAAATCATAGTAGTGGCTCAGAAAATAAATCCTACGGTTATGAGGTATTTTAGTAAAACGACACAATACAAACATGCATTTATAACTTCACATTTTGAAGAGGGTGAGAGATTTTTTTCTCCAATGGTCTATTGGTATACTGATTGACGTCGTCGAAAGAAAAGAGTCGTGAAACGTATGGGATCCAAAACATTCTATatacgactcttctctttcggCACAGACTTTATTCACAACAGTTATATTTGAACAGGAATATccctttatttatattatattttataatttccATGACTCCCCATCCCCCCCCCATCGGCACACAAACCTCTTCAAGGTTTTGCCAACGATGGGTCTTGTGTAAGAATGTGTAATTTTTCgtttattattcaataaattaaaaaaaatatatatatcaaaTTTTACTTCCAAGGGACGCACCGTTTCGCCGCATCTGGGAAGCGAAGCGTTTCGCTAGCCATATTTAAGTAGCTATGTTTAAGTAGACGTTTCGCGACCTGCCCCACGTCGCGACGTCGTGCCCTACCGGGCCCCTCCACGTGGCGTGACGTGGCGCCACCGAGCATACTGACCCAATTCAACAGCCTGCGAGTTTCCCATGTCGGGTGAAACTTGAGGACGTTGTCGTTTTTCCTACGCGTAGTAGAATTTAAACTTTGAAGTTTAATTTTCCTATTTAAGGTTCGAATTGTATAATGAtgttcataattaattaattagtaaaTGTATTAGTACCTTTATGTAGGTACAACTTGTAAATTTTCAAGTTGATGTTATGTCGTCTGGATATTGtgtctaaatattttattttacttatagaTCAGATATTACCTACTGTAATGTAGCTATTCATGCAAATAAATtctaaattctattctattctaaaatttAGATTGCACTTTCGGGAAATGTGACCAGTTTTCAAGTGAactgttatataattataagtatttatttggaTGAAAAACCTTGTAGATTAGTGTAGCCTGGAAAAGCTAATTTGTATCCTCATTCCTCAAATATGTAAGACATGTTTCATTTTAAGTGTAAAAGAGAAACTGGAGTTAAATTTGGGTACTTATTTGTATtcggttatttttaaaataataattgacaGAACTACTAAAAATCtaataggtatttataatttttttacttCCACGTTTCGTGGCGTTACGCCGGCAGCCATGATTTCCGTTCTTTTATGGAAATTGATTTCACTTTATGGCACTTGCGTAGTGAAAAATTATTGCGTTACAATATTTGAGCGTTTTTCTTATTGACATATTTATACTGGTATTATTGTTATTCCTTATAAGATGACTTATTTACGATGTGGTTTACCCTGATTTTACTTTTGCCCAAAATAAATTACGCCGTCGAGCGAGATTGTGCCAACATTTCTTGTGACCATAATAATGTAAAAGTGTGCGGTGTTCACACTAACGAGTATAAAGTAGTTTCATTTAGACTGTTTGAGGACAAATGCGCGATGCAGAAATTTGAGTGTGAAACTGGAATGAAAGGTAAATACTTACTTAAACAAAATCTAGAAGGTCATTGCGAAAAACTGTGGCATACATACATGACACATACTGTTAGTTCACCTTTAAACAAATCATGGAgggaaaatacataaaatattatatatatttttgtatctAATTAGCCAATCATTACCTGTTGTTTTGGCTTAATGCTTCTTCTGAGTACCAATTAGGAAGATAATGAAGGAATTGTTTTTccttaaagatatttttttctagTGATTAAAGGATTTTCATGGAATCGATGTGATTTTCCCTTATCGGAAATTTATTTATAGGTACGTGGATTAGGACAAATTCATTATTTTAGTTtcctttttacaaattcagaaaCAAATTAcactatacatataaattaatttttattaagcagaaacgtctgctaacgattctaaacatttttatattaaaggaaaaaatggaaaaatttacgcttccggcgggacttgaacccgcaccatttttgcaatccgtgcaatgctcttaccaattgagctacggaagccacgccggacttcgcaaatccttccatgcctttccttttgtaacACGTCTtagggtgacgtctagcgccatctaccgacagactattacatcttgtaacggcactggagtctcaagttatattgagaattcaccagtaacaatgtgctaacccatactgaattaatttttattaagcagaaacgtctgctaacgattctaaacatttttatattaaaggaaaaaatggaaaaatttacgcttccggcgggacttgaacccgcaccatttttgcaatccgtgcaatgctcttaccaattgagctacggaagccacgccggacttcgcaaatccttccatgcctttccttttgttacaag is part of the Leguminivora glycinivorella isolate SPB_JAAS2020 chromosome 10, LegGlyc_1.1, whole genome shotgun sequence genome and encodes:
- the LOC125230576 gene encoding glutathione S-transferase theta-1-like, whose product is MTLKLYFDLMSQPSRALYILLKNIKCDFTPVPVDLRKAEHYSEEYTKINRFQRVPVIDHNGFILIESVAILKYLSHEGIIPESLYPRDSKQAARVEEFLEWQHSGLRLHCAMFFRVKALDPIITGKTPEPKTVQGYEHRMENALGMFNDLWLGEGRQFVAGDSISVGDLLAACEVEQPRMAGYDPKDKYPNIADWMRRVRDHFNPYYDEGHAILNKIVKNKSKMAPKL